One genomic segment of Aquipluma nitroreducens includes these proteins:
- the mutL gene encoding DNA mismatch repair endonuclease MutL → MADIIQLLPDSVANQIAAGEVIQRPASVVKELVENAIDAGATQIKVNIKDAGRTLIQIIDNGSGMSDTDARMAFERHSTSKIKSANDIFAIRTMGFRGEALASIAAIADVELRTKEHDHDLGTFIHISGSNIITQEPVSCDNGTNFQIKNLFFNVPARRKFLKSNPAELKHIINEIQRIALANPEISLSLHHNGSAIYELASSNKRVRIVSIFGKNINQSLIPIDTETTLVKISGFIGQPKFARKTFGEQFFFVNKRYMKHPFFHRAIMQAYEKILPPDAIPSYFISFDLDPADIDVNIHPTKTEIKFENESAIWQILQASVREALGKFNIVPSIDFDQAGSVEIPMARHNFDEVAMPEIKVNPNYNPFETQTPAKSYSGAGSSFSSRPAERPNSTNWQSLYKGLEPDFSAKPEDQEEEPVQFRIDEQQTTKSSVQFKNKYILTPVKSGLMVIDQKRAHERILYERLMQVLENNEVASQQQLFPETFELNASDATLLTSILPDLRALGFDIRDFGKNSFIVNGTPGVLNTSSPIEIIESLLEAYKNSPVSLQEKARETVAISLAQASAIPYGHALKPGEISELIDNLFACQTPNFSPKGKKVLSIMPLEDFEKLLK, encoded by the coding sequence GTGGCAGATATTATTCAATTACTTCCAGATTCGGTTGCCAACCAGATTGCTGCAGGCGAGGTCATTCAACGGCCTGCTTCGGTGGTGAAAGAACTGGTTGAAAATGCGATTGATGCGGGAGCAACCCAAATTAAAGTAAACATTAAAGATGCCGGACGAACACTGATCCAGATCATTGATAACGGCAGCGGCATGTCGGACACCGACGCACGAATGGCCTTCGAGCGCCACTCGACGTCAAAAATCAAATCAGCCAACGATATTTTTGCGATCCGCACCATGGGCTTTCGCGGCGAAGCACTGGCTTCCATCGCAGCCATTGCTGATGTTGAACTCCGCACCAAAGAACACGATCACGACCTGGGAACTTTCATTCACATCTCCGGATCGAACATCATTACTCAGGAACCGGTGAGTTGCGACAACGGCACCAATTTCCAGATTAAAAACCTGTTTTTTAATGTTCCGGCGCGACGTAAATTCCTGAAGTCGAATCCGGCAGAATTGAAACACATCATCAACGAAATACAGCGCATCGCGTTGGCCAATCCTGAAATTTCACTTTCGCTGCACCATAATGGATCTGCCATTTACGAACTGGCAAGTTCCAACAAACGGGTGCGCATTGTTTCCATCTTCGGAAAAAACATCAATCAGAGCCTGATTCCGATTGACACGGAAACGACCTTGGTCAAAATATCGGGATTTATTGGGCAGCCCAAATTTGCCCGAAAAACCTTTGGCGAACAATTCTTTTTCGTGAACAAGCGATACATGAAACATCCGTTTTTCCACCGGGCAATTATGCAGGCCTACGAAAAAATACTTCCACCCGATGCCATTCCGTCGTATTTTATCTCCTTCGATCTCGATCCGGCAGATATTGACGTGAACATTCACCCGACCAAAACGGAAATCAAATTCGAAAACGAATCGGCCATCTGGCAAATACTTCAGGCCTCGGTTCGCGAAGCACTCGGAAAATTCAACATTGTTCCGTCTATTGATTTCGATCAGGCCGGAAGTGTTGAAATTCCAATGGCAAGACACAATTTCGACGAAGTGGCCATGCCCGAAATCAAGGTGAATCCGAATTACAATCCATTCGAGACTCAAACTCCAGCAAAGAGCTACTCCGGAGCAGGAAGTAGTTTTTCATCACGTCCTGCGGAACGACCAAATTCGACGAACTGGCAATCGCTTTACAAAGGACTGGAGCCTGATTTCAGTGCAAAACCTGAAGATCAGGAGGAAGAACCGGTACAATTCCGGATCGATGAGCAGCAAACCACCAAAAGTTCAGTTCAGTTTAAGAACAAATACATACTGACACCTGTTAAATCGGGATTAATGGTGATTGACCAAAAACGGGCGCACGAACGAATTTTGTACGAACGGCTGATGCAGGTTTTGGAGAACAATGAAGTAGCCAGCCAGCAACAACTTTTCCCCGAAACATTTGAACTGAATGCTTCGGATGCAACTTTGCTCACCAGTATTTTGCCCGATTTGAGGGCTTTGGGCTTCGACATTCGCGATTTTGGAAAGAATAGTTTCATTGTTAACGGAACACCGGGAGTTCTGAATACTTCGTCGCCCATCGAAATTATTGAGAGTTTGCTGGAAGCATATAAAAATTCGCCAGTCAGCCTTCAGGAAAAAGCCAGGGAAACAGTTGCCATTTCATTGGCACAGGCATCAGCCATTCCATATGGACATGCGTTGAAACCGGGCGAAATCAGCGAACTCATCGACAACTTGTTTGCCTGTCAGACGCCCAATTTTTCGCCCAAAGGGAAAAAAGTACTCTCGATTATGCCATTGGAAGATTTTGAAAAATTGCTCAAATGA